CCACCCGGTTTTAGGGTTGCGCTGGCGGTTATAGGGTAGTAAGCTTAAAAAGAACGTCATGCTAACGAAAGAAGCATGACGTTCTTTTTAAGCTTACTACCTCACCAGTTCACCGCTCCCGCACCAGTAAGCCGTTTTTTTCGTTAGTAACGCTACGATGGAGTTTCCCTTACCCGAGGCGGCACGGCGCTACGTGGCTGCCCACCTACACGACGACCCGGCGCATCTGGCTCTGCAAGCCCGCCGGCACCCGCACTTACCCGTCCCCGATTTGGTGCGCCAGATTCAGGCCCGCCAAAAAGCCCGCGGCAAGCTGCCCACCTGGGCCGACAACCAGGAGTTGATTTTTCCGCCCGCGCTGTCCGTCGAGCAAGCTTCTTCTGAGCGCACGGCCACCTATAAGGCCGCCCTGGTGGCCGGCGCAGCGCGCCTGGCCGACCTGACCGGCGGCTTCGGAGCCGACGCAGCGCACTTCGCCGCCGTGATAGACCAGGTAGATTATGTGGAGCGCGATGCGCACTTGGCCGAGGTAGTAAAGTATAATTTTAATCAGCTAGAAATAAGTAATATCGAGGTGCACACTGCCGACGCGGCCAGCTTTTTGAAGCGGAGTGCGGAAGCTTACGACTGGCTGTACCTGGACCCCGCCCGGCGTGACCAGCGGGGCGGCAAGATTTTCCGGCTGGCCGACTGCGAGCCCGACGTGCCGCGCTTGCTACCCCTGTTGCTGCGCCACACCCCGCGCATTTTGCTCAAAACCTCGCCTATGCTCGATATTGAGCTGGCTATTCAGGAATTGCGACACGTGCGGCGCATCTGGGTAGTGGCGGTGGAAAATGAGGTAAAGGAAGTGCTCTACGAGTTGGGCGAGGAGCCCGCCGTGGACCCTGAGCGCCTAGCCGTGAACCTGCGCCGCGATGGCAGCCAGCAGGAATTTCGCCTTAACCGTGCCCGCGAGGCGCGCGCCGTACCGCGCTACGCCGAGGCGCAACAGTATCTCTACGAGCCTAATGCCGCCATTCTGAAGGCAGGTGCGTTCAAAAGCATCGGCTCGGCTTTTGAGTTGATTAAGTTGCATCAACACAGTCATTTATATACCAGCAATGAGTTGCGGGCCGACTTTCCCGGCCGCACGTTTCGTATTCTGGCCAGCGAAAAGGCCGACGGCCCTACCCTCCGCGCCTACCTCGGACCGGAGGGCAGGGCGCACGTCACGACCCGTAATTTTCCCGAGTCGGTGGCCGATTTTCGGCGACGCACAGGAATTCGGGAAGGTGGCGATTTGTACCTGTTTGCTACTACCGACCTACGCAACCGGCCCGTAGTATTGGTGTGCGAGAAGCTATAAGCCGGCCGGGTTCGATACTTTAGCCAGCGGGCGGGGCCCTTTTTCTCCGAAATAATGAGTAGTTTTGCGGCCCGCCCGCCCGCGCCGAAACTGGCCCGGCGGGCGGTGCTTTGTTAATTCAGGTTTGTTCAGCTCGTTTCCATGCCCTATCTGTTCACTTCCGAATCGGTTTCGGAAGGCCATCCCGATAAAGTTGCCGACCAGATTTCCGATGCCATTCTCGACGACTTTCTGCGTCAGGACCCGGCCGCCAAAGTAGCCTGCGAAACGTTGGTTACCACGGGCTTAGTCGTTATTGCGGGCGAGGTAAAATCCTCCGCCTACGTCGATGTGCAAAGCGTGGCCCGCGACGTTATCCGGCGCATCGGTTACACCAAAGCCGAGTATAAGTTTGAAGCCGAGAGCTGCGGTATTCTGTCGGCCCTGCACGAGCAGTCACCCGATATCAACCAGGGGGTAGTGCGCCAGGCTCCGGAGGAGCAGGGTGCCGGTGACCAGGGCATGATGTTCGGCTACGCCACCAATGAGACGGCCAACTTCATGCCACTGGCTTTGGACTTGTCGCACAGCCTGTTGCAGGAGCTAGCCGCCATCCGCAAGGAGGGTAGGGAGATGACTTATCTGCGGCCCGATGCCAAAAGTCAGGTCACCATCCGCTATTCCGACGACCACCGGCCCGAAGCCATCGATACTATTGTTATCAGCACCCAGCACGACGACTTCGACCCGTCGGAGGAAACTATGCTGGCCCGCATCAAGCAGGATATCATCGACATCCTCATTCCGCGGGTGAAAGCCAGCCTTAGCCCCGATATGCAGGTGCTCTTTACGGCCGATGTCAAGCACCACATCAACCCGACGGGCAAGTTCGTCATCGGCGGCCCGCACGGCGACTCCGGCCTGACCGGTCGCAAAATTATCGTGGATACCTACGGCGGCAAGGGCGCGCACGGCGGCGGCGCATTCTCGGGCAAGGATTCGAGCAAAGTTGACCGCTCGGCGGCCTACGCCACCCGCCACATTGCCAAGAACTTGGTGGCTGCCGGCGTAGCAGACCAGGCGCTGGTACAGGTGGCCTACGCCATCGGCGTGGCCAAGCCTGTGGGACTTTACGTGACCACCTACGGCACCACCAAGGCGAAAAATGCTGCTGGCCAGCCTCTGACCGATGGCGAAATCGCCGATAAGGTAAATGAGCTGTTTGACCTGCGGCCCTACGCCATCGTAGAGCGCCTAGGGCTGCGCAACCCGATTTTCAGCCCTACCGCCGCCTACGGTCACATGGGCCGCCAACCCGGCACCGTGACGGTAAAAATGAAGGATGACGAAGCAAAAACTTTTGAAACTTTCACCTGGGAGAAACTAGACTACGTGGATAAAATAAAGGCTGCTTTCGGCTTGTAAATCAATGAGCTACTAGATTTTTGAGGTTACCAAAAAAACCCCAACCGCTACGTAGCGATTGGGGCTTTTTTTTGCAAAGCAGCTAATTAATGCTGAGCCATCTGCTTATCCTTGTAGCGAGTTATTTGCCGCTTCAGAGCCTCTACCGCGGCATCGGTGGCGGCTTCGAAGGAGGTGGCATCTTCCTGACTAAAGAGGGTACTGCCGGGCACCATGAGCTTAATTTCGACGGTTTTGTTGGCTACCCCGTCCTTGTTATTGAGCCGCAGAATGACTTCGCCATCAGTTACGCGGTCGTAAAAGTGTTCCAGCTTGTTGAGGCGCTGCTGAATAAAATCGAGGAGGGTTTGGTCGGCATCGAAATGCACCGATTGCATCTGCACTTTCATGGGCAAAAAAGGAAATAGGATGGAAAAAGC
The genomic region above belongs to Hymenobacter psoromatis and contains:
- a CDS encoding class I SAM-dependent methyltransferase, with the protein product MEFPLPEAARRYVAAHLHDDPAHLALQARRHPHLPVPDLVRQIQARQKARGKLPTWADNQELIFPPALSVEQASSERTATYKAALVAGAARLADLTGGFGADAAHFAAVIDQVDYVERDAHLAEVVKYNFNQLEISNIEVHTADAASFLKRSAEAYDWLYLDPARRDQRGGKIFRLADCEPDVPRLLPLLLRHTPRILLKTSPMLDIELAIQELRHVRRIWVVAVENEVKEVLYELGEEPAVDPERLAVNLRRDGSQQEFRLNRAREARAVPRYAEAQQYLYEPNAAILKAGAFKSIGSAFELIKLHQHSHLYTSNELRADFPGRTFRILASEKADGPTLRAYLGPEGRAHVTTRNFPESVADFRRRTGIREGGDLYLFATTDLRNRPVVLVCEKL
- the metK gene encoding methionine adenosyltransferase, with the translated sequence MPYLFTSESVSEGHPDKVADQISDAILDDFLRQDPAAKVACETLVTTGLVVIAGEVKSSAYVDVQSVARDVIRRIGYTKAEYKFEAESCGILSALHEQSPDINQGVVRQAPEEQGAGDQGMMFGYATNETANFMPLALDLSHSLLQELAAIRKEGREMTYLRPDAKSQVTIRYSDDHRPEAIDTIVISTQHDDFDPSEETMLARIKQDIIDILIPRVKASLSPDMQVLFTADVKHHINPTGKFVIGGPHGDSGLTGRKIIVDTYGGKGAHGGGAFSGKDSSKVDRSAAYATRHIAKNLVAAGVADQALVQVAYAIGVAKPVGLYVTTYGTTKAKNAAGQPLTDGEIADKVNELFDLRPYAIVERLGLRNPIFSPTAAYGHMGRQPGTVTVKMKDDEAKTFETFTWEKLDYVDKIKAAFGL
- the hpf gene encoding ribosome hibernation-promoting factor, HPF/YfiA family; protein product: MKVQMQSVHFDADQTLLDFIQQRLNKLEHFYDRVTDGEVILRLNNKDGVANKTVEIKLMVPGSTLFSQEDATSFEAATDAAVEALKRQITRYKDKQMAQH